Proteins from a single region of Bradyrhizobium diazoefficiens:
- a CDS encoding thiolase family protein, translating into MKTSLRTLYDGIVMAAPVTIPYVRYSVESAQWWIGRALSALVAQAGIKAADIDGLCVSSFTMGTDSGIGLTQHFGLCVRWLDTIPLGGASAIAAVRKAARAVQARDADIVACMAADTNHVDSFRLTLENFSRFNQDAVYPYGAGGANSSFALIARNYMRTFGVTREDVGRIAVAQRANALRNPHALMKTPLTIEQYLAARPISDPIHLFDCVMPCAGAEAFLVMRDETAASLGLPAARLLSTIERHNAFADDLMQVRGGWAMDISELYAMAGVEPDDLDVVQTYDDYPVITMMQFEDLGFCKKGEGAAFVRQRDLTIDGDFPHNTSGGQLSAGQAGAAGAYLGLVEGLRQVLGTAGPTQVKDANLALASGFGMINYDRGLASGAVIFAGPSR; encoded by the coding sequence GTGAAGACTTCCCTGCGCACATTGTACGACGGCATCGTGATGGCCGCGCCCGTCACGATTCCCTATGTGCGCTATTCCGTTGAAAGCGCTCAGTGGTGGATCGGGCGCGCGCTGAGCGCGCTCGTCGCGCAGGCCGGCATCAAGGCGGCCGATATCGACGGTCTCTGCGTCTCGAGCTTCACCATGGGCACCGACAGCGGGATCGGTCTTACTCAGCATTTCGGGCTCTGTGTGCGATGGCTGGACACGATCCCGCTCGGCGGGGCCAGCGCCATTGCGGCCGTGCGGAAGGCGGCGCGTGCCGTGCAGGCCCGTGACGCCGACATCGTGGCGTGCATGGCCGCAGATACCAACCACGTTGATTCCTTCCGCCTGACGCTCGAGAATTTCTCGCGCTTCAACCAGGATGCGGTCTATCCGTATGGCGCGGGCGGCGCCAATTCGAGCTTCGCGCTCATCGCGCGCAACTACATGCGGACTTTCGGTGTCACGCGCGAGGACGTCGGCAGGATTGCGGTTGCCCAGCGCGCCAACGCTTTGCGTAATCCGCACGCGCTGATGAAGACGCCGCTGACGATCGAGCAATATCTGGCGGCGCGCCCCATTTCCGATCCCATTCATCTCTTCGATTGCGTAATGCCCTGTGCCGGCGCCGAAGCCTTCCTCGTGATGCGCGACGAGACCGCCGCGTCGCTGGGTTTGCCGGCAGCGCGACTGCTGTCGACGATCGAGCGCCACAATGCCTTCGCCGACGATCTGATGCAGGTGCGCGGCGGCTGGGCAATGGACATCAGCGAGCTCTACGCCATGGCTGGCGTGGAGCCTGACGATCTCGACGTCGTGCAGACCTATGACGACTATCCGGTCATCACGATGATGCAGTTCGAGGATCTCGGCTTCTGCAAGAAGGGTGAGGGTGCGGCCTTCGTGCGCCAGCGCGACCTCACGATCGACGGTGACTTTCCGCACAACACATCAGGTGGGCAGCTTTCGGCCGGGCAGGCCGGCGCCGCCGGCGCCTATCTTGGCCTCGTCGAAGGATTGCGGCAGGTTCTGGGAACAGCCGGTCCCACGCAGGTGAAGGATGCAAATCTCGCTCTGGCGTCGGGCTTTGGCATGATCAACTATGATCGCGGTCTGGCCTCCGGCGCTGTGATCTTTGCAGGGCCTTCGCGATGA
- a CDS encoding aspartate/glutamate racemase family protein, whose product MRIFWQSFVDASVNAPYIARLSEYLNDIAAPGTTVDVAGMSPPDREFGRLAELRCAVQAIDNGITAEEAGFDAFVMGHFQDPGLYELRSALDIPVIGTGEATLLAASQLGRRLGLVTLDPVFEVWHYEQAERYGLGDRVAHVTALGCKPEDFASAFGGDQAAHARMIEDFVACAVPLVERGADVVIPAGVLPGLLIGRERGLKIGHAPVVNCAAVALKSAEMWVQLRQLNGTEPSRGPSFKRASAVAREDFRALLARNKR is encoded by the coding sequence ATGCGCATCTTCTGGCAGAGCTTCGTTGATGCGAGCGTGAATGCGCCCTACATCGCGCGACTGTCGGAGTATCTCAACGACATCGCAGCGCCGGGCACCACAGTTGATGTCGCGGGGATGTCGCCGCCGGACCGCGAGTTCGGCCGGCTCGCCGAACTGCGCTGCGCGGTTCAGGCGATCGACAACGGCATCACGGCCGAGGAGGCCGGGTTCGACGCCTTCGTGATGGGGCATTTCCAGGATCCTGGTCTCTACGAGCTTCGCTCGGCACTCGACATTCCCGTAATCGGGACCGGTGAGGCGACGCTGCTTGCGGCATCGCAGCTCGGCCGGCGTCTTGGCCTGGTGACGCTCGATCCGGTCTTCGAGGTCTGGCACTATGAGCAGGCCGAGCGCTACGGCCTCGGTGATCGCGTCGCGCATGTCACCGCTCTCGGTTGCAAGCCCGAAGATTTCGCCAGTGCGTTTGGCGGCGATCAAGCCGCGCACGCCCGCATGATCGAGGATTTCGTTGCCTGCGCCGTTCCGCTCGTGGAGCGCGGCGCCGATGTGGTGATCCCCGCCGGCGTGTTGCCGGGCCTTCTGATCGGACGCGAGCGCGGCCTGAAGATCGGACACGCGCCCGTCGTCAATTGCGCGGCGGTGGCGCTGAAGAGCGCCGAGATGTGGGTGCAGCTGAGGCAGCTCAATGGTACCGAGCCGAGCCGCGGGCCGAGCTTCAAGCGTGCGAGCGCAGTGGCTCGCGAGGATTTCCGCGCACTGTTGGCCCGCAACAAACGCTAG
- a CDS encoding response regulator, with amino-acid sequence MTARAASVLVVEDEALIRPMLVDMLEGGLGHRVVAEAGNVLEGMSLAENTEFDLAVLNINVRRRNVLPVAQAIEKRGLPFLFVSGYKRTDLPALFGDRLLVEKPVEISKLKAAIGTVLGSQSAR; translated from the coding sequence ATGACTGCGCGCGCGGCTTCTGTTTTGGTGGTCGAGGATGAGGCTCTAATTCGCCCGATGCTGGTCGACATGCTTGAGGGTGGCCTTGGTCACCGTGTGGTTGCAGAGGCCGGAAACGTTCTCGAGGGCATGTCGCTCGCGGAGAATACTGAATTTGATCTGGCAGTCCTCAACATCAATGTCCGCAGGCGGAACGTTCTGCCGGTCGCGCAGGCCATCGAGAAACGGGGTTTGCCGTTCCTCTTTGTGAGCGGGTACAAGCGCACGGACCTTCCCGCGCTGTTTGGCGACCGGTTGTTAGTCGAAAAGCCGGTCGAGATTTCGAAGCTAAAGGCCGCGATTGGCACAGTTCTGGGCAGCCAAAGTGCCCGGTGA
- a CDS encoding SDR family NAD(P)-dependent oxidoreductase, with amino-acid sequence MIDPIEPPRRKNPLLRTRLPASPPRPRSRQSHGLTRAAAEGRFMLQRCEACGTFAYPAREACPSCLSAELAFVDAPRRGILLAETSTRVPSDVYFRERAPWRIGLVKMDCGPTIVTHLHADCVEGAPVRMSFQLDKSGQAVAFARPEGETPNMADDRQWREMTADPKFRRVFVTNGRSVIGQEAVTALKAAGAKTVFVGVAEPWRPFAGEKLLRGQEGVEVVTLDAADEKSAADLAADIGGKVDILVNTTEYIRAGGLLDRRGTSIARDEVDQAYLGFINLAQAFGPAMRMRGADGINSSVAWVNILSVYALANWPAFGAYSASQAACLSLSHCLRAELRPGGVKVMNLFTGPVDSEWFQTVPPPKVAPRAVAQAIVSGLRNGLEEMYVGDVAEEIRQRLAANPKALERELDR; translated from the coding sequence ATGATCGATCCGATTGAGCCGCCTCGCCGCAAGAATCCGTTGTTGCGGACGCGGCTGCCCGCGTCGCCGCCCAGACCACGCAGCAGGCAATCGCACGGACTGACGCGCGCGGCTGCCGAAGGACGCTTCATGCTCCAGCGCTGCGAGGCTTGCGGTACTTTCGCCTATCCGGCGCGCGAGGCCTGCCCCTCCTGTCTGTCGGCGGAGCTCGCCTTCGTCGATGCGCCGCGTCGCGGCATTTTACTAGCCGAGACGTCAACGCGTGTGCCGAGCGATGTGTATTTCCGCGAACGGGCGCCCTGGCGCATCGGTCTCGTCAAGATGGATTGCGGCCCGACCATCGTGACGCATCTCCATGCCGACTGTGTCGAGGGCGCGCCTGTCCGCATGTCGTTTCAGCTCGACAAGAGCGGGCAGGCGGTGGCCTTTGCCCGACCCGAGGGGGAGACTCCCAACATGGCAGACGACAGGCAGTGGCGGGAAATGACGGCCGATCCGAAATTCCGGCGAGTGTTCGTGACCAACGGCCGCAGCGTGATCGGCCAGGAAGCCGTCACTGCGCTGAAGGCGGCAGGTGCCAAGACGGTGTTCGTCGGGGTCGCCGAACCGTGGCGGCCGTTTGCCGGCGAGAAGCTGTTGCGCGGGCAGGAGGGGGTCGAAGTCGTGACTCTTGACGCAGCCGATGAAAAATCGGCCGCGGATCTTGCCGCCGACATCGGTGGTAAGGTCGACATCCTCGTCAACACGACTGAATATATTCGAGCGGGCGGCTTGCTAGATCGCCGGGGCACGAGCATCGCGCGGGACGAAGTCGACCAGGCTTATCTCGGCTTCATCAATCTCGCGCAGGCCTTCGGGCCCGCCATGCGGATGCGCGGCGCCGACGGTATCAACAGCAGTGTGGCCTGGGTCAATATCCTCTCGGTCTATGCGCTCGCGAATTGGCCGGCCTTCGGCGCCTATTCGGCCTCGCAAGCGGCTTGTCTATCGCTGTCGCATTGTCTTCGCGCAGAGCTCAGGCCCGGCGGCGTCAAGGTCATGAACCTGTTCACGGGGCCGGTTGACAGCGAGTGGTTCCAGACGGTGCCGCCGCCCAAGGTCGCGCCGCGCGCGGTGGCGCAGGCGATCGTGTCGGGGCTCAGGAACGGGCTCGAAGAAATGTATGTCGGGGACGTCGCTGAGGAGATCCGGCAACGTCTCGCGGCCAATCCGAAAGCGCTCGAGCGCGAGCTAGACAGGTGA
- a CDS encoding ABC transporter substrate-binding protein, with protein sequence MRRTLSLLVLVAGAFVAPPAQADIIIGFVTSLSGNGSSIGIPYGRGINAAYEYKKTINGETIRLIQLDDGSDPSAATRNARKLVEEEKVDLLIGTATAPSTIAMAAVASELKVPMIAVSPIGKLPESPEQWVVSVPQPASLLVKIVADRMKRDGKKNIGYIGFSDAWGDLVYNGAKAAEAADDIKIQTNERYARTDTSVTAQILKVLAARPDAVLDGGSGTQGALPLLTLSERGFKGNTYGTVALVNPDFVNVGGKAAEGIQVSAGPVIVAEQLPDGHFAKKISLDFRAVYQKTHNIPTTDGFSAYSFDAWLIFANAAERALKTAKPGTAEFRAALRDAILSTKELPGVHAVYNFKPGSVTGVDERSLVVVRLTGGAWKYAP encoded by the coding sequence ATGCGCAGGACACTGAGCTTACTCGTACTTGTCGCCGGCGCCTTCGTCGCACCGCCCGCGCAGGCCGACATCATCATCGGCTTCGTCACGTCTTTGAGTGGCAACGGCTCGTCAATCGGCATCCCCTACGGGCGCGGCATCAACGCCGCCTACGAATACAAGAAGACGATCAACGGCGAGACGATCCGCCTAATCCAGCTCGACGACGGCTCCGACCCGTCGGCGGCGACCCGTAATGCGCGCAAGCTGGTGGAGGAAGAGAAGGTCGACCTCCTCATCGGCACGGCCACGGCGCCCTCGACCATCGCCATGGCGGCGGTGGCGAGCGAACTGAAGGTGCCGATGATCGCGGTCTCGCCGATCGGTAAGCTGCCGGAATCGCCGGAGCAGTGGGTCGTCTCGGTGCCGCAGCCGGCATCCCTCCTCGTCAAGATCGTTGCCGACCGTATGAAGCGCGATGGCAAGAAGAACATCGGTTACATCGGCTTCTCGGACGCATGGGGCGACCTCGTCTACAACGGCGCCAAGGCCGCCGAAGCCGCCGACGACATCAAGATCCAGACCAACGAGCGCTATGCTCGCACCGACACCTCGGTGACCGCGCAAATCCTGAAGGTGCTTGCCGCACGGCCGGACGCCGTCCTGGACGGCGGCTCGGGGACGCAAGGTGCGTTGCCCCTCCTCACCCTCTCCGAGCGCGGCTTCAAGGGCAATACTTACGGCACGGTGGCGCTGGTCAATCCGGACTTCGTCAATGTCGGCGGCAAGGCGGCTGAGGGCATTCAGGTCTCTGCCGGCCCCGTGATCGTCGCCGAGCAGCTGCCCGACGGGCACTTTGCCAAGAAGATCTCGCTGGACTTCCGCGCCGTCTACCAGAAGACCCACAACATTCCGACCACAGACGGATTCTCCGCCTATTCCTTCGACGCCTGGTTGATATTCGCCAACGCCGCCGAGCGCGCGCTCAAGACCGCAAAGCCCGGCACGGCCGAATTCCGCGCGGCGCTGCGGGATGCCATCCTCAGCACCAAGGAATTGCCGGGGGTCCATGCCGTCTACAACTTCAAACCGGGTTCCGTGACCGGCGTCGATGAGCGCTCGCTCGTCGTGGTTCGTCTCACCGGCGGCGCCTGGAAATACGCGCCGTAG
- a CDS encoding branched-chain amino acid ABC transporter permease — translation MTSDIAAILGIDGIATGAVYALVAIGTVLIFTVTRVIFIPFGDIAAFTALTLAALDAKRFPGTGTLVVILACLATLIEIISLLRASELRLLPRALFFYLALPLAVVGIAWLTMRAEPPLGIRLVLALMLITPIAPLLDRIVFRPIADGTVLLLLTVSVALHFALVGLGLLFFGPEGVRTEPLTSFSTEFAGVLISGQTMLIVIAALVFSGLLYLFFDFTLVGKSLRATAVNRTGSRLMGIRPERAGTIAYLLGSLMAGVSGILIAPVNTVFYDSGFLIGLKAFVGAIVGGMTSYPGAAIGAVGVGILESFASFESSALKDVIVFSLLIPILIWRSLVSLHSEEEIEE, via the coding sequence ATGACGAGCGACATCGCGGCCATTCTTGGGATCGACGGGATAGCCACCGGCGCAGTTTATGCGCTGGTGGCAATCGGAACCGTCCTCATCTTCACGGTGACGCGGGTCATCTTCATTCCCTTTGGCGATATCGCGGCGTTCACCGCGCTGACGCTTGCCGCGCTCGATGCAAAGCGCTTTCCTGGCACGGGCACGCTGGTCGTCATTCTCGCGTGCCTAGCAACCCTGATCGAGATCATCTCGTTGCTGCGCGCCAGCGAGCTTCGGCTGCTTCCGCGTGCGCTGTTCTTCTATCTCGCGCTTCCGCTGGCCGTCGTCGGCATCGCCTGGCTGACGATGCGCGCCGAGCCGCCGCTCGGCATCAGACTCGTCCTGGCCTTGATGCTGATCACACCGATCGCCCCGCTGCTGGACCGGATCGTCTTCCGCCCCATCGCGGATGGAACGGTGCTGTTGCTCCTGACCGTCTCGGTCGCCCTGCATTTCGCGCTGGTTGGCCTTGGGCTGCTGTTCTTCGGTCCCGAAGGCGTCCGGACCGAGCCGCTGACCTCGTTCTCCACCGAGTTCGCGGGCGTGCTGATTTCGGGCCAGACCATGCTGATCGTGATCGCAGCACTCGTCTTCTCTGGCCTGCTGTATCTCTTCTTCGACTTCACGCTAGTGGGTAAATCGCTCCGCGCCACCGCCGTCAACCGGACCGGCTCGCGCCTGATGGGCATACGCCCCGAGCGCGCCGGCACGATCGCCTATCTGCTGGGATCGTTGATGGCCGGCGTCTCCGGTATCCTGATCGCGCCGGTGAACACAGTGTTCTACGATTCCGGCTTCCTGATCGGCCTCAAGGCGTTCGTCGGCGCCATCGTCGGCGGCATGACCAGCTATCCTGGAGCTGCGATCGGCGCCGTCGGCGTCGGCATTCTCGAAAGCTTCGCATCCTTCGAGAGCAGTGCGCTGAAGGACGTTATCGTGTTCTCGCTGCTGATCCCGATCCTGATCTGGCGATCGCTCGTCTCGCTGCATTCCGAGGAGGAGATCGAGGAATGA
- a CDS encoding organic hydroperoxide resistance protein: MMTPEKILYETEVTATGGRDGMAASADGLLSVSLSLPKSLGGPGGEGTNPEQLFAAGYAACFLGAVKLVARTQKIVPSAEPSVTAKVAMGPIPVGYALAVELKVSLPGVEKSVAEAVVAGAHERCPYSNATRGNIDVRLTVI; encoded by the coding sequence ATGATGACACCCGAGAAAATTCTCTACGAGACAGAGGTCACCGCCACCGGGGGCCGGGACGGCATGGCCGCGAGCGCCGATGGCCTGCTGTCGGTGTCGTTGTCGCTGCCGAAATCGCTTGGTGGCCCCGGCGGCGAGGGTACCAACCCGGAGCAGCTTTTTGCCGCTGGCTATGCCGCGTGCTTCCTCGGCGCGGTCAAGCTCGTGGCGCGCACGCAGAAGATCGTGCCGTCGGCGGAGCCTTCCGTGACCGCCAAGGTAGCGATGGGACCGATTCCCGTCGGTTATGCGCTGGCCGTCGAATTGAAGGTCAGTCTGCCGGGCGTCGAGAAATCGGTGGCCGAAGCGGTCGTTGCAGGCGCGCACGAGCGTTGTCCCTATTCGAACGCAACGCGCGGCAATATTGACGTCAGACTGACAGTGATCTGA
- a CDS encoding cyclase family protein, with the protein MQSKNLLELAGAISSGAVRVIDLTFTLSPDFPVIVLPPEFGQAAPVRIQEISRYDGRGPAWYWNNVTFGEHTGTHFDAPIHWFTGKNLPNNSVDTMPAKDMIAPACVIDCSAQAAKDPDFLLTVPIVEAWEAQHGRIPERHWVLLRTDWSKKGWRDYSNLRDDGAHTPGPNAAVMKWLVEERGIIGFGTETIGTDAGQAGHFEPPYPAHHFLHGAGRYGLQCLCNLDQLPATGAVIVASPLKIQNGSGSPLRVIALVSSS; encoded by the coding sequence ATGCAAAGCAAGAATCTCCTGGAACTGGCGGGTGCGATCTCTTCCGGCGCGGTGCGCGTCATCGATCTGACCTTCACGCTCAGCCCCGATTTTCCGGTCATCGTGCTGCCGCCGGAGTTCGGCCAGGCGGCGCCGGTCCGCATCCAGGAGATATCGCGCTACGATGGCCGCGGTCCGGCCTGGTACTGGAACAACGTGACATTCGGCGAGCACACCGGCACGCATTTCGATGCGCCGATCCACTGGTTCACCGGCAAGAATCTGCCGAACAATTCCGTCGATACGATGCCGGCGAAGGACATGATCGCGCCGGCATGCGTGATCGACTGCTCGGCGCAGGCGGCGAAGGATCCGGATTTTCTGCTCACAGTGCCGATCGTCGAGGCCTGGGAGGCGCAGCACGGACGGATTCCCGAGCGTCACTGGGTCCTGCTGCGGACCGACTGGTCGAAGAAGGGCTGGCGCGATTACTCCAATCTGCGGGACGACGGCGCGCACACGCCGGGTCCGAACGCGGCCGTCATGAAGTGGCTGGTCGAGGAGCGCGGCATCATCGGCTTCGGCACCGAGACGATCGGCACTGACGCTGGGCAGGCCGGACATTTCGAGCCGCCTTATCCGGCGCATCACTTCCTGCATGGCGCCGGCCGCTACGGCCTTCAATGCCTCTGCAATCTCGATCAGCTTCCCGCAACCGGCGCCGTCATCGTGGCCTCCCCGCTGAAGATCCAGAACGGTTCCGGCAGTCCGCTGCGGGTGATCGCGCTGGTTTCGTCGAGCTGA
- a CDS encoding ABC transporter ATP-binding protein yields the protein MSEMFSMTDVTVCYDNVEAVRNVSLSVEEGQIVTVIGPNGAGKTTLLMAAIGLLASRGRLVFQGNDIGRMSVEDRVERRLCLVPERRELFSDMSVADNLLLGSYSLRDRSGVQKTLDEVYDRFPRLKERQRQAAGTLSGGERQMLALGRALMARPKLLMLDEPSLGLAPLIVREIFRTIASLRDLGVSILLVEQNARAALETADYGYVLETGEIVQSGPAKDLIHDPRLITAYLGGH from the coding sequence GTGAGCGAGATGTTTTCGATGACTGACGTGACCGTCTGCTACGACAATGTCGAGGCGGTCCGCAATGTCTCGCTGTCGGTCGAGGAAGGGCAGATCGTCACCGTGATCGGCCCCAACGGCGCCGGCAAGACCACGCTGCTGATGGCAGCCATCGGGCTGCTCGCATCGCGCGGCCGCCTCGTCTTCCAGGGCAACGACATCGGCAGGATGTCGGTCGAGGACCGCGTCGAGCGCCGGCTGTGCCTAGTGCCGGAGAGGCGCGAGCTGTTCTCCGACATGTCCGTCGCCGACAATCTCCTGCTCGGCTCCTACAGCCTGCGCGACCGCTCGGGCGTCCAGAAGACACTGGACGAAGTCTACGATCGCTTCCCGCGCCTGAAGGAGCGGCAGCGCCAGGCGGCAGGCACCCTCTCCGGCGGCGAGCGCCAGATGCTTGCGCTCGGCCGTGCGCTGATGGCGAGGCCAAAGCTGCTCATGCTGGACGAGCCGAGCCTTGGCCTTGCGCCACTAATCGTGCGCGAGATCTTTCGCACCATCGCATCGCTGCGCGACCTCGGCGTGTCGATCCTGCTGGTCGAGCAGAACGCCCGCGCCGCGCTGGAGACGGCCGACTATGGCTATGTGCTCGAGACCGGCGAGATCGTGCAGTCCGGCCCCGCCAAGGACCTCATCCACGATCCCCGGCTGATCACGGCCTATCTCGGCGGACACTAG
- a CDS encoding branched-chain amino acid ABC transporter ATP-binding protein/permease, whose protein sequence is MTRVHVQLAAVAAVVCLGLAPLVLSPFSITLMNYIGIYSLVAIGLAVLTGVGGIVSFGQAAFVGIAAYATAWVSALNGYSPWLGLLFGVALTCGVATVIGVVTLRLQGHFLSLSTVAWGLAIGFLFGNVEGLGRFNGISSIPPVSIGSFALVSSVQIYFLIWGVVAAVLVLGYNLLDSRLGRAMRALRGGNMLVESLGINAFRIKLATFVIAAFLASLSGWLYAHMSRFISPGPFDAGMGIEYLMMSMVGGAGSLLGGVVGAAIVTLLKNSVQDYLPLIARGASGQLEIVAFSALFILFLQWARQGIVPFVARYLPKIKRERPLAAPPLPRRPQPKPGELLLKVDGAERRFGGLVAVNNVSFEVLSGEILAVIGPNGAGKSTMFNCLTGALRVNKGEIVFAGHPITGDAQSRIAKAGIARTFQHVKLRPRMGLLENVMLGTYGRTSTGLFAGAFRLNQREEASARHEALMQLERVGLGDKPFELAGNLPLGNQRILEIARALAADPALLVLDEPAAGLRRQEKLRLAELLRSLRADHLTILIVEHDMEFVMSLVDRIVVLDFGSKLCEGVPSEIRSDERVQEAYLGGVA, encoded by the coding sequence ATGACGCGCGTTCACGTTCAGCTCGCGGCGGTGGCAGCGGTGGTGTGCCTCGGGCTCGCGCCTCTCGTCCTGAGCCCGTTCAGCATCACGCTGATGAACTACATCGGCATCTATTCGCTGGTCGCCATTGGGCTGGCCGTCCTCACCGGTGTCGGCGGCATTGTGTCGTTCGGACAGGCTGCCTTCGTCGGCATCGCGGCCTATGCCACTGCCTGGGTCTCGGCGCTGAACGGATATTCGCCGTGGCTCGGGCTCCTATTTGGCGTCGCCCTGACCTGCGGCGTCGCGACCGTGATCGGAGTCGTCACCCTGCGGCTTCAGGGTCATTTCCTCTCGCTCAGCACCGTTGCCTGGGGCCTCGCCATCGGCTTCCTGTTCGGCAATGTCGAGGGGCTCGGCCGCTTCAACGGCATCTCGTCGATCCCGCCGGTCAGCATCGGATCGTTCGCGCTGGTCTCCAGTGTGCAGATCTATTTCCTGATCTGGGGCGTCGTCGCGGCCGTTCTGGTCCTCGGCTACAACCTCCTCGACTCGCGGCTCGGACGCGCCATGCGCGCACTGCGCGGCGGCAATATGCTGGTCGAGAGCCTCGGCATCAACGCCTTCCGGATCAAGCTCGCGACCTTCGTAATCGCGGCCTTCCTGGCCTCGCTCTCCGGCTGGCTCTACGCCCATATGAGCCGCTTCATCAGCCCGGGTCCGTTCGATGCCGGCATGGGCATCGAATATCTGATGATGTCGATGGTCGGCGGCGCCGGCAGCCTGCTCGGCGGCGTCGTGGGAGCTGCCATCGTGACGCTGCTGAAGAACAGTGTGCAGGACTATCTGCCGCTCATCGCCAGGGGCGCATCCGGCCAACTCGAGATCGTCGCCTTCTCCGCGCTGTTCATCCTGTTCTTGCAATGGGCGCGGCAGGGCATCGTGCCGTTCGTCGCGCGCTACTTGCCGAAGATCAAGCGCGAGCGGCCGCTAGCCGCGCCGCCGCTGCCCCGCCGCCCCCAGCCGAAGCCGGGCGAGCTCCTTCTGAAGGTGGATGGCGCCGAGCGCCGGTTCGGCGGCCTCGTCGCCGTCAACAATGTCAGCTTCGAGGTGCTATCAGGCGAAATCCTCGCGGTGATCGGCCCGAACGGCGCCGGCAAGAGCACGATGTTCAACTGCCTGACCGGCGCGCTCCGCGTCAACAAGGGCGAGATCGTGTTTGCGGGACACCCGATCACAGGCGACGCGCAATCCCGCATCGCCAAGGCCGGGATCGCGCGGACCTTTCAACACGTGAAGCTGCGACCGCGCATGGGCCTTTTGGAAAACGTCATGCTCGGAACCTATGGCCGTACCAGCACCGGCCTGTTCGCCGGCGCCTTCCGGCTCAACCAGCGCGAGGAGGCGAGCGCCCGCCATGAGGCGCTGATGCAACTCGAGCGCGTCGGGCTCGGTGACAAGCCGTTCGAGCTCGCTGGCAATCTGCCGCTCGGCAACCAGCGGATCCTGGAGATCGCGCGTGCCCTTGCCGCAGACCCGGCGCTGCTGGTGCTGGACGAGCCAGCAGCGGGCCTGCGCCGTCAGGAGAAGCTGCGGCTTGCGGAGCTGCTCAGGTCGTTGCGGGCGGACCATCTGACCATCCTGATCGTCGAGCACGACATGGAGTTCGTGATGTCGCTGGTCGACCGCATCGTGGTGCTGGATTTCGGCTCCAAGCTCTGCGAAGGCGTGCCGAGTGAGATCCGCAGTGACGAGCGGGTTCAAGAAGCCTATCTCGGAGGCGTCGCGTGA